One Deinococcus cellulosilyticus NBRC 106333 = KACC 11606 DNA segment encodes these proteins:
- a CDS encoding sensor histidine kinase encodes MLRADPIRWHRFLSWPWLLFLVFPLQQFYAQPRLWTEQLTFGVLLLGFVCLYLVVFRTLFTTRPLEPFPKWNLVGIGWCVLSFFLILPWCGWTAATGFLSYAVAMGAFQRSVRFNVSTVLLIVLLLLWLMVSQDVPAAALAGNLFICISVGVGNHFGYRAMSSALVQKQTQPAKEHLAQVAERERIARDLHDLLGHTLSVIVLKSDLASKLMERNAERAKQELQEVEKISREALTEVRLAVQGYKGTDLKSELGRIKIALDAAGIQLEHLEEAVELSPEQQGTLQLVLREAITNIIRHAKAKTCWVSLQNVHAGVLLIIQDDGVGIQNPQGNGMKGMRERTEALGGKFSVKSHPGQGTTIEILIRS; translated from the coding sequence ATGCTGAGGGCCGACCCCATCCGCTGGCACAGGTTTCTGTCGTGGCCGTGGTTGCTTTTTCTGGTTTTTCCGTTGCAACAGTTTTATGCCCAGCCTCGCCTGTGGACAGAGCAACTCACTTTTGGGGTGCTGCTGCTGGGTTTTGTCTGTCTGTATCTGGTGGTGTTTCGCACCCTGTTCACCACCCGGCCCCTGGAGCCTTTCCCAAAGTGGAATCTGGTGGGGATTGGCTGGTGTGTGCTGTCGTTTTTTCTGATCCTGCCCTGGTGCGGCTGGACTGCTGCCACTGGATTTCTGTCCTACGCCGTGGCAATGGGGGCTTTTCAGCGCAGTGTGAGGTTCAATGTCAGCACGGTGCTGTTGATCGTGCTTTTACTGCTCTGGCTGATGGTGTCACAGGATGTGCCTGCTGCAGCCCTGGCAGGGAACCTGTTCATCTGCATTTCTGTGGGTGTGGGGAACCATTTCGGGTACCGCGCCATGTCCTCTGCCCTGGTCCAGAAGCAGACCCAGCCTGCAAAGGAACATCTGGCCCAGGTGGCGGAGCGGGAACGCATTGCCCGTGACCTGCATGACCTGCTCGGGCACACCCTCAGCGTGATCGTGCTGAAATCAGACCTGGCTTCCAAACTGATGGAGCGCAATGCCGAGCGGGCAAAACAGGAGCTTCAGGAAGTGGAAAAGATCTCTCGCGAAGCCCTCACCGAGGTGCGTCTGGCCGTGCAGGGCTACAAGGGCACCGACCTGAAAAGCGAACTGGGACGCATCAAAATTGCGCTGGATGCGGCTGGAATCCAGCTGGAGCATCTGGAAGAAGCTGTGGAACTCAGCCCTGAGCAGCAGGGCACCCTGCAACTGGTCCTCAGGGAAGCCATCACCAACATCATCCGCCACGCAAAGGCAAAAACCTGCTGGGTTTCTCTGCAGAACGTTCATGCAGGTGTCCTGCTGATCATCCAGGACGATGGTGTGGGCATCCAGAATCCCCAGGGAAATGGCATGAAGGGCATGCGGGAACGCACCGAAGCCCTGGGAGGCAAGTTCTCCGTGAAAAGCCATCCAGGTCAGGGAACCACCATCGAGATCCTGATTCGTTCATGA
- a CDS encoding GNAT family N-acetyltransferase produces MLRMADVQDAKQISDLCVAAYQEYRPFVGEEGWQTMRAGLGQAWERNPQARWAVIEEEGHLQACVAYFSPGAAPHPYFPDQWAYLRFLAVHPEARGKGHARRLMEWCIEQARQDQATHLGLHTSQQAGYGYRLYERLGFIKDQDLPDFRGLPYVRYVLQPVS; encoded by the coding sequence ATGTTGCGAATGGCCGATGTTCAGGATGCAAAACAGATTTCAGACCTCTGTGTGGCGGCTTATCAGGAATACCGTCCATTTGTGGGAGAAGAAGGCTGGCAGACCATGAGGGCAGGTCTGGGTCAGGCCTGGGAACGCAATCCTCAGGCCCGTTGGGCCGTGATTGAAGAGGAAGGACACCTGCAGGCCTGTGTGGCTTATTTCTCTCCTGGGGCAGCTCCACATCCCTATTTCCCGGACCAGTGGGCCTACCTGCGCTTTCTGGCGGTTCATCCTGAAGCCAGAGGAAAAGGCCATGCCCGCCGCCTGATGGAGTGGTGCATCGAGCAGGCCAGACAGGATCAGGCCACCCATCTGGGCCTCCACACCAGTCAGCAGGCAGGGTATGGATACCGGCTTTATGAGCGTCTGGGATTCATCAAAGATCAGGACCTGCCTGATTTCAGAGGGTTGCCGTATGTGCGGTATGTCCTGCAACCTGTTTCATGA
- a CDS encoding MarR family winged helix-turn-helix transcriptional regulator, with protein sequence MIGLMSGLTDLPTEAQLKELRQPSLGRLLLRANRAFSSKALALLKQHGYSNLTLAHTALLPHLDLQGNRLTALTERTGLTKQSISQLVAELESQGFLERIPDPTDRRAVLVRFTASGWELCQLSSRVVQETEKAFEEMIGPAELAALKQMLEKITD encoded by the coding sequence ATGATCGGTCTGATGTCCGGCCTCACCGACCTGCCCACCGAGGCACAACTGAAGGAATTGCGTCAGCCTTCTCTGGGACGCCTTTTGCTCAGGGCCAACCGTGCTTTTTCCAGCAAGGCCCTTGCCCTGCTGAAGCAGCATGGGTACAGCAATCTGACCCTGGCGCACACGGCCCTCCTTCCCCATCTGGACCTGCAGGGAAACCGCCTCACAGCCCTCACCGAGCGCACCGGACTCACCAAGCAGTCCATCAGTCAATTGGTTGCAGAGCTCGAATCCCAGGGGTTTCTGGAGCGCATCCCTGATCCCACAGACCGCAGGGCCGTTCTGGTCCGTTTTACAGCATCTGGCTGGGAGCTGTGCCAGCTGTCTTCCAGGGTGGTGCAGGAAACCGAAAAGGCCTTTGAGGAGATGATCGGGCCTGCCGAGCTTGCCGCTCTGAAGCAGATGCTTGAAAAAATCACCGATTGA
- a CDS encoding redoxin domain-containing protein gives MLHPGELAPAFQTQDFRGQTVQLSDFHGQFVLLSFFRNGACAMCNLRVHQLIQQQPAFKAAGVQTITVFESGLQSIEEHVGQQQAPFPILPDPQAKLYDLYQVETSEAKIQATMQRPDLQEHIQAAGEAGFVLTHEEGSNFHRMPADFLIGPDQNIWMAHYADYVYDHLPLEAIFRAVEEAKTAFSS, from the coding sequence ATGCTTCATCCCGGAGAGCTTGCTCCAGCATTCCAGACCCAGGATTTCAGAGGTCAGACCGTCCAGCTTTCAGACTTTCACGGCCAATTCGTGTTGCTCAGCTTTTTTCGCAATGGTGCCTGCGCCATGTGCAACCTGCGGGTCCACCAGTTGATCCAGCAACAGCCCGCGTTCAAAGCAGCAGGCGTCCAGACCATCACTGTTTTCGAATCAGGATTGCAGAGCATTGAGGAGCATGTCGGGCAGCAACAGGCCCCCTTCCCCATCCTGCCCGACCCGCAGGCAAAGCTTTATGACCTCTATCAGGTGGAAACCTCAGAAGCCAAAATTCAGGCCACCATGCAGAGGCCTGACCTGCAGGAACACATCCAGGCTGCAGGAGAAGCAGGTTTTGTGCTCACGCATGAAGAGGGCAGCAACTTTCACCGCATGCCTGCCGACTTCCTGATTGGACCGGACCAGAACATCTGGATGGCCCACTACGCGGATTACGTCTATGACCATCTGCCTCTTGAGGCCATCTTCAGAGCCGTAGAGGAAGCCAAAACAGCTTTTTCCTCCTGA
- the dprA gene encoding DNA-processing protein DprA — protein sequence MSELLALLNLKFTRQLGNRRIRRLVEHFGNAQEALKAKLADLRGIEGMDSRVLQHLGSSEAAARAALELERARKVGVRLLGLTDPDYPRALRALSDPPAVLWVRGDLPMLEVVPKAIGVVGTRKCSAWALQFARSLSRDLTQAGVMVVSGLARGIDTAAHQACIEAGGVTVGVLGSGVDNIYPSENRRLVPQMVLVSEHPLGTRPMSHHFPERNRIIAALSAGSVVIEGEVTSGSMITAHAALECGRTVFAVPGRAGDPLAAGPHKLLREGAVLVEGAEDILLEMGWKSLPKLDLQLPEEQARIYTALDAPRTLDDVLVLTGMDAGEAQVNLMMLTLSGVVMELSGGRYARV from the coding sequence GTGAGTGAATTGCTGGCTTTATTGAATCTTAAGTTCACCCGGCAGCTGGGCAACAGGCGCATCCGGCGTCTTGTTGAGCATTTCGGGAATGCGCAGGAGGCCCTGAAGGCGAAGCTTGCAGACCTGAGGGGCATCGAGGGGATGGATTCCAGGGTATTGCAGCATCTGGGTTCCAGTGAGGCTGCAGCGAGGGCTGCACTGGAACTGGAACGGGCCAGAAAGGTGGGGGTGCGTCTGCTGGGTCTGACCGATCCAGATTATCCCAGGGCACTGAGGGCACTCTCTGATCCTCCTGCAGTGTTGTGGGTGAGGGGAGACCTGCCCATGCTGGAGGTGGTCCCGAAGGCCATCGGGGTGGTGGGGACCCGCAAGTGCAGTGCCTGGGCGTTGCAGTTTGCCCGTTCCCTGAGTCGGGACCTCACGCAGGCTGGGGTGATGGTGGTGTCCGGTCTGGCCCGTGGCATTGACACGGCGGCCCATCAGGCTTGCATTGAGGCGGGTGGGGTGACGGTGGGTGTGCTGGGAAGCGGTGTGGACAACATCTACCCTTCAGAGAACCGCAGACTGGTCCCACAGATGGTGCTGGTGTCGGAGCATCCCCTGGGGACCCGCCCGATGTCCCATCATTTTCCAGAGCGCAACCGGATCATTGCGGCCCTGAGTGCAGGGAGTGTGGTGATCGAGGGAGAGGTGACCAGTGGTTCCATGATCACCGCCCATGCTGCACTGGAGTGTGGACGCACGGTGTTTGCTGTTCCTGGCAGAGCGGGGGACCCTCTGGCTGCAGGGCCACACAAGTTGCTGCGTGAGGGGGCCGTGCTGGTGGAGGGAGCAGAAGACATCCTGCTGGAGATGGGCTGGAAATCCCTGCCGAAACTTGATCTTCAACTTCCAGAAGAACAGGCCCGCATTTACACCGCCCTGGATGCTCCCAGAACGCTGGACGATGTGCTGGTGCTGACCGGAATGGATGCAGGGGAGGCCCAGGTGAACCTGATGATGCTCACGCTCTCCGGGGTGGTGATGGAACTGTCCGGGGGAAGGTATGCGCGGGTTTGA
- a CDS encoding TetR/AcrR family transcriptional regulator, whose protein sequence is MSRSRPYHHGQLRDSLIQALLSLAQDTPLAQISLREVAKKAGVSHAAPYHHFESKEAMIEAATIECLRHLSQTLQTAVEALPEKTHPVEKIKELGKAYIRFALQRSTEYQFINRTDVCNFQNMSSRLREVSQEAIHLLTRLVLEAQALGALRKDDPGIQVLALWSTVQGLANLLLLGFVLPDQVEDTVSAVMDSGLGRFGEPS, encoded by the coding sequence ATGTCAAGATCCAGGCCCTACCACCACGGACAGCTCAGGGACAGCCTCATTCAGGCCCTGCTGTCTCTGGCCCAGGACACCCCCCTTGCCCAGATTTCCCTGCGAGAGGTGGCCAAAAAAGCCGGGGTCAGCCACGCTGCCCCCTACCACCACTTTGAAAGCAAAGAAGCCATGATCGAGGCGGCCACCATTGAGTGCCTGAGGCACCTTTCCCAGACCCTGCAGACTGCTGTCGAAGCCCTGCCTGAAAAAACCCATCCGGTAGAGAAAATCAAGGAACTCGGCAAGGCATACATCCGTTTTGCCCTGCAACGCTCCACCGAATACCAGTTCATCAACCGCACCGACGTGTGCAACTTCCAGAACATGAGCAGCCGACTCCGCGAAGTCAGCCAGGAAGCCATCCACCTGCTCACCCGACTGGTGCTGGAAGCCCAGGCCCTAGGAGCCCTCAGGAAAGACGACCCTGGCATCCAGGTGCTGGCCCTCTGGAGCACCGTTCAGGGGCTGGCGAACCTGCTGCTGCTGGGATTCGTGCTGCCCGATCAGGTGGAGGACACGGTCTCTGCAGTGATGGACAGCGGACTGGGCCGGTTTGGCGAACCCTCCTGA
- a CDS encoding DUF6194 family protein — MDAETLIETIKSTLSGVHVLEASQNHFFYYHPDPDQTLDDRMPFATLMTNDDNDQASQLCRPGIYRLNIGLKPETYQRRFGKQPPMPEGNGIIQTGHDFTALDQIMPHPVYAAMSWVCVLNPGPETSEQVMVLLQEAHQTAVRRHEARTRKGG; from the coding sequence ATGGATGCAGAGACCCTTATCGAAACCATCAAAAGCACCCTCTCAGGCGTACATGTGCTGGAAGCCAGCCAGAATCACTTCTTCTATTACCACCCAGATCCAGACCAGACTCTGGATGACAGAATGCCCTTTGCCACCCTGATGACCAACGACGACAACGATCAGGCCTCCCAGCTTTGCCGCCCCGGGATCTACCGCCTGAACATCGGCCTGAAACCCGAGACCTACCAGAGGCGCTTTGGCAAACAGCCCCCCATGCCTGAGGGGAACGGCATCATTCAGACCGGGCATGACTTCACAGCACTCGACCAGATCATGCCGCATCCGGTCTACGCCGCCATGTCGTGGGTGTGCGTGCTCAATCCCGGACCTGAAACTTCTGAACAGGTGATGGTTCTGTTGCAAGAGGCCCACCAGACCGCAGTGCGCAGGCATGAAGCCCGAACCCGCAAAGGCGGCTGA
- a CDS encoding NAD-dependent epimerase/dehydratase family protein, translating into MQVVLGAGGAVGRAVVRELISRNARIKAITLNMPDRVVPGVQHVRFNPAELSKHFQEAATVYHCAAPSYGRWAQDYPVLQRQVLAALQGTEATLVYADNLLMYGVPRAPLEETHPHSTEQPRGRLRSQLAQALLTAHHEGRARVAIARASTLIGPEVHSSWTSEDFFQEVLSRNTLRWPGDLQKPHSLTYVQDFAKALVLLGQGQKGLGEVWHVPTDLTCTALELADLLSDLTGHPVKPHQVPSIHLWVKSQLSRVHPTPLDLAYQFNTPFIVQGRKFQEAFGFQPTPRKQVLQETLEHLRQKG; encoded by the coding sequence ATGCAGGTGGTGCTGGGCGCAGGAGGGGCAGTGGGTCGGGCGGTGGTCCGTGAACTCATCTCCCGCAATGCCCGCATCAAGGCCATCACCCTGAACATGCCAGATCGGGTGGTTCCAGGCGTGCAACATGTGCGTTTCAATCCAGCCGAGCTGAGCAAGCACTTTCAGGAAGCGGCAACGGTGTACCACTGTGCAGCCCCAAGCTATGGCCGCTGGGCACAGGACTACCCTGTGCTGCAAAGGCAGGTTCTCGCTGCCCTGCAGGGCACGGAGGCCACCCTGGTCTATGCGGACAACCTGCTCATGTACGGCGTCCCCAGAGCCCCTCTGGAAGAAACCCATCCCCACAGCACCGAGCAGCCCAGAGGAAGATTGCGCTCCCAGCTGGCACAGGCCCTCCTGACTGCACATCACGAAGGAAGGGCAAGAGTCGCCATTGCCAGAGCCTCCACCTTGATCGGACCTGAGGTGCATTCCTCCTGGACCAGCGAGGATTTCTTTCAGGAGGTGCTCTCCCGGAACACCCTGCGCTGGCCCGGAGACCTGCAGAAACCGCACAGCCTGACCTACGTGCAGGATTTTGCAAAAGCCCTCGTGCTGCTGGGTCAGGGGCAGAAGGGTCTGGGCGAAGTCTGGCATGTCCCCACCGATCTGACCTGCACAGCCCTTGAACTCGCAGACCTGCTCTCAGACTTGACCGGGCACCCTGTAAAACCCCACCAGGTCCCCTCCATCCACCTGTGGGTGAAAAGCCAGCTTTCCAGGGTGCATCCGACCCCACTGGATCTGGCCTACCAGTTCAACACACCTTTCATCGTGCAGGGCAGAAAATTTCAGGAGGCTTTTGGCTTCCAGCCGACCCCCAGAAAACAGGTGCTGCAAGAAACGCTGGAGCACCTCCGGCAGAAGGGCTAG
- a CDS encoding S66 family peptidase: MFIKPRKLTPDSKIATVSLSSGFVTDVQHRYDAAKRQIRETFGWQVTEAPNAFRGSEYLYRNPQARADDLHWALSNPDIEGIISIIGGDDSVRLLPFLDLDLICNNPKVFMGFSDSTITLMQFLRAGVVAFHGPAMLTDLAEHGGIHPYVRSSVAQTLMGTAPVKFAAAPEWTGQRVEWMDPALQEARRQFEPSEGWVWLQGEGKVSGHTIGGCIEVLDMLNGTPGWPAPELWKGAVLCLETSEEAPPPAQVGYWLRNFGAQGILSHANGLLLARPHRYPPDWIPELYGWVKKVLWEYGREDLPVVANMDFGHTSPQMVMPLGIQTELDVEKRTVRMLEAAVD; the protein is encoded by the coding sequence ATGTTCATCAAGCCCAGGAAATTGACACCAGATTCAAAAATCGCCACCGTTTCTCTCTCGTCTGGTTTCGTGACGGATGTGCAGCACCGGTATGACGCTGCAAAACGCCAGATCAGGGAGACTTTCGGCTGGCAGGTCACGGAGGCCCCCAATGCTTTCAGGGGCTCAGAGTACCTGTACCGCAACCCCCAGGCCCGGGCAGATGATCTGCACTGGGCGCTCAGCAACCCGGACATTGAAGGGATCATCAGCATCATTGGTGGGGACGATTCCGTGCGTCTGCTGCCTTTTCTCGATCTGGACCTGATCTGCAACAACCCGAAGGTCTTCATGGGGTTTTCGGACAGCACCATCACCCTGATGCAATTTTTGCGTGCTGGCGTGGTGGCCTTTCATGGTCCGGCCATGCTGACCGATCTGGCAGAGCATGGCGGAATTCATCCTTATGTGAGGTCTTCGGTGGCACAGACGCTGATGGGCACTGCTCCTGTGAAGTTTGCTGCTGCACCAGAGTGGACAGGGCAACGTGTGGAATGGATGGACCCGGCTTTGCAGGAGGCAAGACGCCAGTTTGAGCCTTCTGAGGGCTGGGTGTGGCTGCAAGGTGAGGGGAAAGTCTCCGGTCACACCATCGGAGGGTGCATTGAGGTGCTGGACATGCTGAACGGCACCCCCGGATGGCCTGCTCCTGAACTCTGGAAAGGAGCGGTGTTGTGCCTGGAGACCAGTGAAGAGGCTCCTCCTCCTGCCCAGGTGGGCTACTGGCTGAGGAATTTCGGAGCTCAGGGGATTCTGTCCCATGCCAATGGTCTGTTGCTTGCCAGGCCCCACCGTTATCCTCCTGATTGGATTCCAGAACTGTATGGCTGGGTGAAGAAGGTGCTCTGGGAGTATGGCAGAGAGGACCTTCCTGTGGTGGCCAACATGGACTTTGGTCACACCAGCCCGCAGATGGTGATGCCACTGGGCATCCAGACCGAACTGGATGTGGAGAAAAGAACCGTTCGGATGCTGGAAGCTGCTGTGGACTGA
- a CDS encoding NAD(P)H-dependent oxidoreductase has product MNTLVILGHPNPDSYCAALAAHYLKGAEAAGHTTRLLKLNELNFDLNLKAGYQKRQPLEPDLEEAQRLLLWCDHLVVVFPTWWGAPPALLKGFMDRVLLPGFAFKYRKNSPLWDRLLAGRTARIIVTSDGPGWWMRYRYFDPAIRLVKQTTLEFCGFTPVKVTRVDSIKSRTPEQLQRGLGQAEKAAQADAKLRPAKLRQARA; this is encoded by the coding sequence ATGAACACCCTGGTCATCCTCGGACACCCGAATCCCGACAGTTACTGCGCCGCCCTGGCCGCACACTATTTAAAAGGTGCAGAAGCTGCAGGGCACACCACCCGACTGCTCAAATTGAATGAATTGAACTTTGACCTGAACCTGAAAGCGGGCTACCAGAAGCGGCAGCCTCTGGAACCAGATCTGGAAGAAGCACAAAGACTGCTCCTGTGGTGCGATCATCTGGTGGTGGTCTTCCCCACCTGGTGGGGTGCCCCCCCAGCCCTCCTCAAAGGCTTCATGGACCGTGTGCTGCTGCCCGGATTTGCCTTCAAATACCGCAAAAACTCCCCACTGTGGGACAGACTGCTCGCTGGCCGCACCGCCCGCATCATCGTCACCTCGGACGGGCCAGGCTGGTGGATGCGGTACCGTTATTTTGACCCTGCCATCCGTCTGGTCAAACAGACCACCCTGGAGTTCTGCGGCTTCACTCCTGTGAAAGTCACCCGGGTGGACAGCATCAAATCCCGCACCCCCGAACAGCTGCAAAGAGGCCTGGGGCAGGCAGAAAAAGCCGCTCAGGCAGATGCAAAACTCAGGCCTGCGAAACTCAGACAGGCCAGGGCTTGA
- the pnp gene encoding polyribonucleotide nucleotidyltransferase, whose amino-acid sequence MTGKTYKTMLGSRELVIETGKLAKLVSGSVTVRYGDTMLLVTAQGSTRPSTLDFLPLTVEFEERHYSVGRIPGSFQRREGRPGEKAILSARITDRQIRPLFPKGFRQETQVIITVVSADQENLPDVLGAVGASAALSISDIPWAGPTGCVRVGHIDGQFVINPTVKELENSKIDLVVAGTRDAVMMVEAGAQSVDEELLVSAIEFAHKEMQPLIALIEQIKAEVGKEKFEWNPPVDALAEIYPAFKEAALAAGLKDVLLTEGKKARAHALDELQSKLIAERVTDPEAEGAAELTALLQTAFGKAQKEELRRLIIEDDLRVDGRNSKQVRPIWIETTPLPRAHGSAIFTRGETQVLGTTTLGTGRDEILIDDLGTETGDKFLLHYNFPPYSTGEVKRMGGQSRREIGHGNLAKRAIRAILPEFEVFPYVIRVVGDVLESNGSSSMATVCAGCLSLMDAGVPIKAPVAGVAMGLVMEGEKYRVLTDILGSEDALGDMDFKVCGTSEGVTALQMDIKISGITPAVMREALAQAREGRLHILGKMAEAMPETRPELSKYSPRILTTKINPDKIGVIIGPGGKNVRELEAMGAQVTIEEDGTIRIFSADAAAAEAVLKRVQAQTYEAKVGDEFEGTVVKIAPFGAFVNLFQGQDGMLHISQISEQRIEKVEDVLAVGDKIRVKIAGVDDRGKLDLIRPELEGKIKPRAPRRG is encoded by the coding sequence ATGACAGGAAAAACATACAAAACGATGTTGGGCTCTCGCGAACTGGTGATCGAAACCGGTAAACTGGCGAAGCTCGTGAGCGGTTCTGTCACCGTACGATACGGTGACACCATGTTGCTGGTGACGGCCCAGGGGTCCACCAGACCCTCCACGCTGGACTTTCTGCCCCTGACCGTTGAATTCGAGGAGCGCCACTACTCTGTGGGCCGCATTCCCGGTTCCTTCCAGAGGCGTGAAGGGCGCCCTGGTGAGAAGGCCATCCTGAGTGCCCGCATCACCGACAGGCAGATCCGTCCGCTGTTCCCCAAGGGCTTCCGTCAGGAAACCCAGGTGATCATCACCGTGGTGAGCGCAGATCAGGAGAACCTGCCTGATGTGCTGGGTGCAGTGGGTGCTTCTGCAGCACTTTCCATCAGTGACATTCCCTGGGCTGGACCCACAGGATGCGTGCGGGTGGGCCACATTGACGGTCAATTCGTCATCAACCCGACCGTCAAGGAACTTGAGAACAGCAAGATCGATCTGGTGGTGGCTGGCACCCGTGACGCCGTGATGATGGTGGAAGCTGGAGCCCAGAGTGTGGACGAGGAACTGCTGGTTTCGGCCATTGAGTTCGCCCACAAGGAAATGCAACCCCTGATTGCCCTGATCGAGCAGATCAAAGCAGAGGTCGGAAAAGAGAAATTCGAGTGGAATCCTCCCGTGGATGCCCTTGCTGAAATCTACCCTGCATTCAAGGAAGCTGCACTGGCTGCAGGCCTGAAAGACGTGCTCCTCACCGAAGGCAAGAAAGCCCGTGCCCATGCCCTCGATGAACTCCAGAGCAAGCTGATTGCCGAGCGTGTGACTGATCCTGAAGCAGAGGGAGCTGCCGAACTGACCGCCCTGCTGCAAACCGCTTTTGGCAAGGCCCAGAAAGAAGAACTCCGCAGGCTGATCATTGAAGACGACCTGCGTGTGGATGGACGCAACAGCAAACAGGTGCGCCCCATCTGGATCGAGACCACCCCCCTGCCCCGTGCCCATGGCAGTGCCATCTTCACCCGGGGGGAAACCCAGGTGCTGGGCACCACCACCCTCGGGACAGGCCGCGATGAGATCCTGATCGATGACCTGGGCACCGAAACCGGCGACAAGTTCCTGCTGCACTACAACTTCCCCCCTTACTCCACCGGAGAAGTCAAGCGCATGGGGGGCCAGTCCCGCCGCGAAATCGGGCACGGCAACCTTGCCAAGCGTGCCATCCGCGCCATCCTGCCCGAGTTTGAAGTCTTCCCCTACGTGATCCGTGTGGTGGGAGACGTGCTGGAAAGCAACGGCTCCTCTTCTATGGCCACCGTGTGCGCCGGATGCCTGAGCCTGATGGACGCCGGTGTGCCCATCAAGGCCCCCGTGGCCGGTGTGGCAATGGGTCTGGTCATGGAAGGCGAGAAATACCGCGTGCTGACCGACATCCTGGGTTCCGAAGACGCCCTGGGCGACATGGACTTCAAGGTGTGCGGAACCTCCGAAGGGGTCACCGCCCTGCAGATGGACATCAAGATCAGTGGCATCACCCCTGCCGTGATGCGTGAGGCGCTGGCACAGGCCAGAGAAGGCCGCCTGCACATCCTTGGCAAGATGGCCGAAGCCATGCCTGAAACCCGTCCTGAGCTGTCCAAGTACTCTCCACGCATCCTCACCACCAAGATCAACCCCGACAAGATCGGCGTCATCATTGGCCCTGGTGGGAAGAACGTGCGCGAACTCGAAGCCATGGGGGCACAGGTCACCATCGAGGAAGACGGCACCATCCGCATCTTCTCTGCTGACGCTGCAGCCGCAGAGGCCGTGCTCAAGCGTGTGCAGGCCCAGACCTACGAAGCCAAAGTCGGCGACGAATTCGAGGGCACCGTGGTCAAGATCGCTCCCTTCGGGGCTTTCGTGAACCTGTTCCAGGGGCAAGACGGCATGCTGCACATCTCCCAGATCAGCGAACAGCGCATCGAGAAAGTCGAGGACGTGCTTGCTGTCGGCGACAAGATCCGCGTGAAAATCGCTGGCGTGGACGACCGGGGCAAACTCGACCTGATCCGCCCCGAACTCGAAGGCAAAATCAAACCCCGCGCCCCCCGCAGAGGCTGA